One genomic region from Thunnus maccoyii chromosome 16, fThuMac1.1, whole genome shotgun sequence encodes:
- the fam98b gene encoding protein FAM98B, translating to MEFDILDSLEQLGYAGPLMEEKALLGAAQGGLSSQEYVDLCRWLASRLKLQCELEESITSGPDDLDSLQVEVSGLLKELHCPHEEVVSGILKGSARNQKDHLKIVLFLSSELQAAQIVRSRHISDKQQDERLEYQELLKICQTLNLPEPQGQDTAGVFSQIQDKVKKVLEDLPDGSIGNPVLKKSLSSDQWEKLHNINAALSSEYECRRRMLIKRLDVTVQSFGWSDRAKVKVDSMARAYQPRRHSLRPQSMVDAAELLAAREDLCNVVKTSSGSSREKTTCAVNKILMGRVPDRGGRPSEIEAPPPEMPPWQKRQDGGGGGGWGGRGGGRGGGRGGGGGGGWRGGGWNQGGHSGHGGYGGYGGKRGRYQY from the exons AtggagtttgacattttagactCTTTAGAGCAGCTCGG CTATGCCGGCCCCCTGATGGAGGAGAAGGCGCTCCTCGGAGCTGCACAGGGAGGCCTGTCCTCTCAGGAGTATGTGGACCTGTGCAGGTGGCTGGCATCCAGGTTAAAGCTGCAGTGTGAGCTGGAGGAGAGCATCACTTCTGGTCCAG ACGACTTGGACAGCCTGCAGGTGGAGGTGAGCGGTTTGCTGAAAGAGTTGCACTGTCCTCATGAAGAAGTAGTTTCAGGAATTCTCAAGGGCAGCGCACGAAATCAAAAAGATCATCTAAAGATTGTCT tGTTTCTAAGCTCGGAGCTTCAGGCGGCTCAGATTGTGAGGAGCAGACACATCTCAGATAAACAGCAAGACGAGAGGCTGGAGTATCAGGAGCTCCTGAAAATCTGTCAAACACTGAACCTCCCAGAGCCCCAAGGACAGGATACAGCAGGCGTCTTCTCCCAAATACAAGACAAG GTTAAAAAAGTACTTGAAGATCTCCCAGACGGTTCGATTGGAAACCCCGTGCTGAAGAAATCTCTCAGCAGTGATCAGTGG GAGAAGCTGCACAACATAAACGCAGCTCTGTCGTCGGAGTACGAGTGTCGGCGCAGGATGCTCATCAAGCGGCTGGACGTCACGGTTCAGTCCTTCGGGTGGTCAGACAGAGCCAAG gtaaaGGTGGACAGCATGGCGAGGGCCTACCAGCCCAGGAGACACTCTCTGAGGCCACAGTCGATGGTGGACGCGGCCGAGCTGCTGGCTGCCAGAGAAGACCTCTGCAACGTGGTGAAGACCAGCAGCGGCTCCAGCAGAGAGAAGACGACTTGTGCTGTCAACAAG ATCCTCATGGGGAGAGTGCCAGACCGAGGAGGACGTCCCTCAGAGATAGAAGCCCCACCCCCCGAGATGCCACCCTGGCAGAAAAGAcaagatggaggaggagggggtggctGGGGAGGACGTGGTGGTGGACGAGgtggtggaagaggaggaggaggaggtggtggttgGAGAGGAGGTGGATGGAACCAAGGAGGACACAGTGGGCACGGAGGATACGGAGGATACGGAGGAAAGAGAGGACGGTACCAGTATTAG